One Salvelinus sp. IW2-2015 unplaced genomic scaffold, ASM291031v2 Un_scaffold1159, whole genome shotgun sequence DNA window includes the following coding sequences:
- the LOC112067732 gene encoding ADP-ribosylation factor-binding protein GGA3 gives MADAEGESLESWLNKATNPSNRQEDWEYIIGFCDQINKELEGPQIAVRLLAHKIQSPQEWEAIQALMVLEACMKNCGKRFHNEVGKFRFLNELIKVVSPKYLGDRVSEVVKKRVVDMLFSWTLSLPDEAKISEAYQMLKKQGIVTVDPELPLDKTLMLLPPSRPKNPVFENEEKSKRLAELLKSKKPEDLQEANRLIKNMVKEDEVRLQRASKRSGTLEEVNNSVKLLNEMLSHFSGDQSTDGDKELIKELYGDCDKLRGTVFKLATETEDNDSSLGDILQASDDLSRVINSYKRIVEGQTLNGEMETLRPSTTTQCTKDSNQSEILIDLAGLDLQSPSPPEHPPLAQHPDLIPADLLYGSAPLQDLQACPAMEDPSPSKPSAALSLLDEELLSLGLNDPVPAKDDLNNLWTTFLQAPNPVLDLFGSALPATVFSAASTTAASLDQLGASTTEPVSKTDAHVSCPQSSVAASFPYPSAAAQAVSASLNHSLQDLAMLDLGSPKSMSGVINTGDLFGMGEAMGASASPRIGIPASRSSPLPLGILPAAAAAAPTLSPKTQADDSPLLRSLSPILILPLGQASPAKIPEISLSNIHVPLEAIKPSKLCPVTAYDKDGVRVLLHFATDCPLGRPDVLVMVVSMLNTAPLLVRNIVLQAAVPKSMKVRLQPPSGTDLAPFNPIFPPAAITQVMLLANPLMEKVRMRYKLTFTLGEQQCTETGEVDQFPPAEIWGAL, from the exons ATGGCGGATGCGGAAGGGGAGTCGCTGGAGTCGTGGCTCA ACAAGGCCACCAACCCATCCAACAGGCAGGAAGACTGGGAGTACATTATAGGATTCTGTGACCAAATCAATAAGGAATTGGAAGG CCCACAGATTGCTGTAAGATTGTTAGCCCATAAAATCCAGTCCCCACAAGAATGGGAGGCGATACAGGCTTTGATG GTTTTAGAGGCTTGCATGAAGAACTGCGGGAAAAGGTTTCACAACGAAGTTGGGAAATTTAGGTTTCTAAATGAACTCATCAAAGTGGTGTCACCTAAA TATCTAGGTGACAGAGTGTCGGAGGTGGTGAAGAAGAGAGTGGTAGATATGCTCTTCAGCTGGACGCTCTCTTTACCCGATGAGGCTAAGATCAGTGAAGCTTATCAAATGCTGAAGAAACAAG GTATTGTCACAGTTGACCCTGAGCTTCCTCTGGATAAGACACTGATGCTGTTGCCCCCATCCCGGCCCAAGAATCCTGTGTTTGAGAACGAGGAGAAGAGCAAG cgacTGGCCGAGCTTCTGAAGAGCAAAAAGCCTGAGGATCTACAGGAGGCCAACCGCCTCATCAAAAACATGGTCAAAGAG GATGAGGTGAGGCTGCAGAGAGCGTCGAAGCGCAGCGGCACCCTGGAGGAGGTCAACAACAGTGTTAAACTGCTCAACGAGATGCTCAGCCACTTCAGCGGAGACCAATCAACAGATGGCGACAAGGAGCTTATCAAA GAGCTTTACGGTGACTGTGACAAGTTGAGGGGGACTGTGTTCAAGCTggccacagagacagaggacaatgACAGCAGTTTAG GTGACATATTGCAGGCCAGCGATGACCTGTCCCGCGTCATCAACTCCTATAAGAGGATTGTGGAGGGACAGACTCtcaatggagagatggagacactTAGACCATCAACTACTACACAAT GTACCAAAGACAGCaaccagtctgagatcctgataGACCTGGCTGGTCTGGACCTCCAGAGCCCCTCCCCACCTGAGCATCCTCCTCTAGCCCAGCACCCAGACCTCATCCCAGCCGACCTGCTGTACGGGTCTGCACCCCTCCAGGATCTTCAGGCCTGCCCTGCCATGGAGGACCCCAGCCCCAGCAAACCCTCTGCCGCACTGTCTCTACTGGATGAAGAGCTCCTCTCTCTAG gACTTAATGACCCAGTTCCTGCAAAAGATGACTTGAATAATCTGTGGACGACATTTTTGCAG GCTCCCAACCCAGTTTTGGACCTGTTTGGCAGCGCCCTCCCAGCTACTGTATTCTCTGCAGCTTCTACGACAGCCGCCAGTTTGGACCAGTTAGGAGCTTCTACAACAGAGCCTGTTTCTAAGACAGACGCCCATGTCAGTTGCCCACAATCCTCAGTGGCGGCCTCCTTTCCCTACCCCAGTGCTGCTGCCCAGGCAGTCTCCGCCTCCCTGAACCACAGTCTACAAGACCTGGCCATGTTGGATCTGGGCAGCCCCAAGAG CATGTCTGGTGTGATCAACACCGGCGACCTGTTTGGGATGGGTGAGGCTATGGGTGCCAGTGCCTCCCCGAGAATTGGGATCCCCGCCTCCAGATCCAGCCCTCTTCCTCTGGGCATCCTaccggctgctgctgctgcagccccTACCTTGTCCCCTAAGACCCAGGCTGATGACAGCCCCCTTCTCCGCTCCCTGTCCCCCATCCTGATTCTCCCGCTGGGGCAGGCCAGCCCAGCCAAGATCCCTGAGATCTCCCTAAGTAACATCCACGTGCCCCTGGAAGCTATCAAGCCAA GCAAGCTGTGTCCTGTGACGGCCTATGATAAAGACGGGGTCCGCGTTCTCCTGCACTTTGCCACCGACTGTCCGCTGGGCCGGCCTGACGTGCTGGTGATGGTGGTGTCCATGCTGAACACGGCACCTCTTCTCGTCAGGAACATAGTCCTACAGGCTGCTGTACCCAAG TCGATGAAGGTGAGACTACAACCGCCCTCGGGAACTGACCTGGCGCCCTTTAACCCCATCTTTCCCCCCGCCGCCATCACTCAAGTCATGCTGCTGGCCAACCCACTGATG GAGAAGGTCCGGATGAGATACAAGCTGACGTTCACACTGGGAGAGCAGCAGTGCACAGAGACTGGGGAGGTGGACCAGTTCCCCCCAGCTGAGATATGGGGGGCTCTATAG
- the LOC112069932 gene encoding small ubiquitin-related modifier 2 produces the protein MADEKPKEGVKTENNDHINLKVAGQDGSVVQFKIKRHTPLSKLMKAYCERQGLTIRQIRFRFDGQPINETDTPAQLEMEDEDTIDVFQQQTGGFH, from the exons ATGGCAGACGAAAAACCCAAG GAAGGAGTAAAGACGGAGAACAATGACCACATCAACTTGAAGGTGGCAGGACAAGACGGCTCAGTGGTGCAGTTCAAGATCAAGAGACACACGCCGCTCAGCAAACTCATGAAGGCATATTGCGAAAGACAG GGCCTGACGATTAGGCAAATCCGGTTCCGGTTCGATGGTCAACCAATCAACGAGACAGACACACCAGCACAA TTGGAAATGGAAGATGAAGACACAATTGATGTGTTCCAGCAGCAAACGGGAGGTTTTCACTAG